The following proteins are encoded in a genomic region of Rubrobacter xylanophilus DSM 9941:
- a CDS encoding creatininase, giving the protein MAQRRTRILSEMTWPEVREAIERGAGVFLPVGSTEQHGYHLPLATDVILPTELALAVADELDFLVAPPVAYGYRSRPLSGGGQGFVGTISLQARTLMSLVEDVLSELIRQGFERIAVVNWHFENQNFVYEAACLALERHRGSSARILVAEHPFAELSEATMKTLFPEGFPGWDYEHASIMETSLMLHLRPELVLFDRAVDDASKRHPWYDVLPVPEDFVPASGTLWKATQASEEKGRITWEEIVAQFREAVVTELAGTGSPEAVRHER; this is encoded by the coding sequence ATGGCGCAAAGAAGAACCCGAATCCTGTCCGAGATGACGTGGCCCGAGGTCCGGGAGGCGATCGAGCGGGGCGCGGGCGTGTTTCTGCCCGTGGGGTCCACCGAACAGCACGGTTATCATCTCCCGCTGGCGACCGACGTCATACTGCCGACCGAGCTGGCCCTGGCGGTGGCCGACGAGCTCGACTTTCTCGTGGCGCCGCCCGTCGCCTACGGCTACAGGTCCCGCCCCTTGAGCGGCGGCGGGCAGGGCTTCGTGGGGACCATCTCGCTGCAGGCCCGGACCCTCATGTCCCTCGTGGAAGACGTACTTAGCGAGCTGATACGCCAGGGCTTCGAGAGGATAGCGGTGGTCAACTGGCACTTCGAGAACCAGAACTTCGTGTACGAGGCGGCCTGCCTCGCCCTCGAGCGCCACCGCGGCTCATCGGCGCGCATACTCGTCGCCGAGCACCCGTTCGCGGAGCTCTCGGAAGCGACGATGAAGACCCTGTTCCCCGAAGGGTTTCCGGGGTGGGACTACGAGCACGCCTCGATCATGGAGACCTCGCTGATGCTGCACCTGCGGCCGGAGCTGGTGCTCTTCGACCGCGCGGTGGACGACGCCTCTAAACGGCACCCCTGGTACGACGTGCTGCCCGTCCCGGAGGACTTCGTGCCGGCCTCGGGGACGCTCTGGAAGGCGACGCAGGCGAGCGAGGAGAAGGGGCGCATCACCTGGGAGGAGATCGTAGCCCAGTTCAGGGAGGCGGTCGTAACGGAGCTCGCCGGAACGGGTAGCCCCGAGGCGGTCCGGCACGAACGATAG
- a CDS encoding ATP-binding protein, giving the protein MLHPEYLDTSSGPIGRAVTSEEYPATAHEFYFWTAETEAARRLDIGHIVAAESEDATAIAVLDDPRRYSDLQSFLDDFYAHDGDAALEPLSERTEILVFRARVLATRHRHPGRKSRRPVRSGPVYFATREAIEFALGVEDFSGTPIPMLLHENGNERDGRPQRTPLYADEDYLLGPEAGHLNITGMSGLSTKTSHALFTIASIFQRSRRKVAALMFNVKGADLLFLDKPAQVDPEEDPELAARYERAGQRGLSDEEREMYRELGLRTEPFENLRIFAPLRPGMDPGESVVRARDLDARQLNTLRNARGEDHCVHPIVWDLGGILPYAGRIFEHSDYDDKFRGFVETLRADGVDTMEAFFRKMGEIQDYFEEEEGRSSWRGHNRMTINKVWNRFNGLPSKCGGLLVHGRVDYSDSPHVEDAFADREMRVVDISRLTGVPQDLVVTKVIERIWEKAELGELGVDKLIIFVDELNKYAPAGAASSPLRETLVDISARGRHLNLTLFGAQQFRSKVHDEVVGNAATSLYGRIGDEELTNASYRSFSQTTREELLQLEKGRLLLRHAHYAVPVFGRFPRPPVLMGKQGTDIFGGQRVDLATEVHSVLRRMMNRPPTLQEIRADLDGEEPGRVHEALDALRAAFRGGRGPKNPYESLKRSLRRGSRRPAERWDPDPAILANVERLRGD; this is encoded by the coding sequence ATGCTGCACCCCGAGTACCTGGACACCTCCTCCGGGCCCATCGGCCGGGCGGTGACCAGCGAGGAGTACCCGGCCACCGCCCACGAGTTCTACTTCTGGACCGCCGAGACCGAGGCGGCCCGCAGGCTGGACATCGGGCACATCGTCGCCGCCGAGAGCGAGGACGCCACCGCCATCGCCGTGCTCGACGACCCGCGCCGCTACTCGGACCTGCAGAGCTTCCTGGACGACTTCTACGCCCACGACGGCGACGCGGCGCTGGAGCCGCTCTCGGAGCGGACGGAGATCCTGGTCTTCCGCGCCCGGGTGCTGGCCACCCGGCACCGCCACCCGGGCAGGAAGTCCCGCCGCCCGGTGCGCAGCGGGCCGGTCTACTTCGCCACCAGGGAGGCCATAGAGTTCGCCCTGGGGGTGGAGGACTTCTCCGGCACCCCCATCCCGATGCTCCTGCACGAGAACGGCAACGAGCGGGACGGCCGTCCCCAGCGCACCCCGCTGTACGCGGACGAGGACTACCTGCTCGGCCCGGAGGCCGGCCACCTCAACATCACCGGCATGAGCGGGCTCTCCACCAAGACCAGCCACGCCCTGTTCACCATCGCCAGCATCTTCCAGCGCTCCCGCAGGAAGGTTGCGGCCCTGATGTTCAACGTGAAGGGCGCGGACCTCCTCTTTCTGGACAAGCCCGCGCAGGTGGACCCCGAAGAGGACCCGGAGCTCGCCGCCCGCTACGAGCGGGCCGGGCAGCGGGGCCTGAGCGACGAGGAGCGCGAGATGTACCGGGAGCTCGGGCTCAGGACCGAGCCCTTCGAGAACCTGCGCATCTTCGCCCCCCTGAGGCCGGGGATGGACCCGGGAGAGAGCGTGGTGCGCGCCCGGGACCTGGACGCCCGGCAGCTCAACACCCTGCGCAACGCCCGGGGGGAGGACCACTGCGTCCATCCCATCGTGTGGGACCTCGGCGGCATCCTGCCCTACGCCGGCAGGATCTTCGAGCACTCCGACTACGACGACAAGTTCCGGGGCTTCGTGGAGACCCTGCGCGCCGACGGGGTAGACACCATGGAGGCCTTCTTCAGGAAGATGGGCGAGATCCAGGACTACTTCGAAGAGGAGGAGGGCCGCAGCAGCTGGCGCGGGCACAACCGCATGACCATAAACAAGGTCTGGAATCGGTTCAACGGCCTGCCCAGCAAGTGCGGCGGGCTCCTGGTGCACGGCCGGGTGGACTACTCGGACTCCCCCCACGTGGAGGACGCCTTCGCCGACCGGGAGATGCGGGTGGTGGACATCTCCCGGCTCACCGGCGTCCCCCAGGACCTCGTCGTCACCAAGGTCATAGAGAGGATCTGGGAGAAGGCCGAGCTCGGCGAGCTGGGGGTGGACAAGCTCATCATCTTCGTGGACGAGCTGAACAAGTACGCCCCCGCCGGGGCGGCCTCCTCCCCCCTGCGGGAGACGCTGGTGGACATCTCGGCCCGCGGGCGGCACCTGAACCTCACGCTGTTTGGTGCGCAGCAGTTCCGCAGCAAGGTGCACGACGAGGTGGTGGGCAACGCGGCCACCAGCCTCTACGGGCGCATCGGGGACGAGGAGCTCACGAACGCGAGCTACCGCTCGTTCTCCCAGACCACCCGCGAGGAGCTCCTGCAGCTGGAGAAGGGGCGCCTGCTGCTCCGGCACGCCCACTACGCGGTGCCCGTCTTCGGCCGGTTCCCGAGGCCGCCGGTGCTGATGGGCAAGCAGGGGACGGACATCTTCGGCGGGCAGCGGGTGGACCTGGCGACCGAGGTGCACAGCGTGCTGCGGCGGATGATGAACCGCCCCCCGACGCTGCAGGAGATCCGGGCGGACCTCGACGGGGAGGAGCCCGGGCGCGTGCACGAGGCGCTGGACGCGCTGCGGGCGGCCTTCCGGGGCGGGCGCGGCCCCAAAAACCCCTACGAGAGCCTGAAGCGCAGCCTGCGCCGGGGGAGCCGGCGCCCGGCGGAGCGGTGGGACCCCGACCCGGCGATCCTCGCCAACGTCGAGCGGCTGCGGGGGGACTGA
- a CDS encoding metallophosphoesterase family protein produces MAGIRQPERGGAPAVRVAHISDTHLGYSRYARLCPKTGRNQREVDVSEAYARAVDAILERDVDLVIHSGDVFDSVRPATHVVVHFLKQTARIIGRNIPYYGIAGNHETPRLRATTAALEYATLVGARFVHGFEPDYGAVEVRGARVGLSLVPHGAVADREVVVTPGRDDDISILVTHGTVPGLRIRGHELGEVDLPGHVLDGSFDYVALGHYHYFHPHRPNAYYAGATERFGFGEADSRPGFALVEFDGEGVRVEHVPIPCRPMLDLPRIDASGMDAAELTEAIRERAGRAEIDGAVVRLKVVEAPRGAAAGVDREVLRELRRRCLDFSLEISEAGAEEAAGGEETAGAAFGPLEEEFRAFVERRRESGKIGRTFAERFLEAGLGYLRRAGEEGPAA; encoded by the coding sequence ATAGCCGGTATCCGCCAGCCAGAGAGAGGAGGTGCCCCGGCGGTACGCGTCGCGCACATCTCGGATACGCATCTGGGGTATTCGCGTTACGCCCGGCTGTGCCCCAAGACCGGACGCAACCAGCGCGAGGTGGACGTGAGCGAGGCCTACGCCCGGGCGGTCGACGCCATCCTGGAGCGCGACGTGGACCTGGTGATCCACTCCGGCGACGTCTTCGACAGCGTCCGCCCCGCCACCCACGTGGTGGTCCACTTCCTCAAGCAGACCGCCCGGATCATCGGGCGCAACATCCCCTACTACGGCATCGCGGGCAACCACGAGACGCCCAGGCTGCGGGCGACCACCGCGGCGCTGGAGTACGCGACCCTCGTGGGCGCCCGCTTCGTCCACGGCTTCGAGCCGGACTACGGGGCGGTCGAGGTGCGGGGGGCGCGGGTGGGCCTCTCGCTCGTCCCCCACGGCGCGGTCGCCGACCGGGAGGTGGTAGTGACCCCGGGGCGGGACGACGACATAAGCATCCTCGTCACGCACGGCACCGTGCCGGGGCTCAGGATCCGGGGCCACGAGCTCGGCGAGGTGGACCTGCCGGGCCACGTGCTGGACGGCAGCTTCGACTACGTGGCCCTCGGCCACTACCACTACTTCCACCCCCACAGGCCGAACGCCTACTACGCGGGGGCGACGGAGCGCTTCGGGTTCGGGGAGGCGGACTCCCGGCCGGGCTTCGCGCTGGTGGAGTTCGACGGGGAGGGCGTGCGGGTGGAGCACGTGCCCATACCCTGCCGGCCGATGCTGGACCTCCCCCGCATAGACGCCTCCGGCATGGACGCCGCGGAGCTCACGGAGGCCATAAGGGAGCGCGCCGGGCGGGCGGAGATCGACGGGGCGGTCGTGCGGCTGAAGGTGGTGGAGGCGCCCCGCGGGGCGGCCGCGGGCGTGGACCGGGAGGTGCTGCGCGAGCTCAGGCGCCGCTGCCTGGACTTCAGCCTGGAGATCTCCGAGGCCGGGGCGGAAGAGGCCGCGGGCGGAGAGGAGACGGCCGGGGCCGCCTTCGGCCCGCTGGAGGAGGAGTTCCGGGCGTTCGTGGAGAGGCGGCGCGAGAGCGGGAAGATCGGCCGCACCTTCGCGGAACGCTTCCTTGAGGCCGGGCTCGGGTACCTGCGGCGGGCCGGAGAGGAGGGCCCGGCCGCGTGA
- a CDS encoding lipoate--protein ligase family protein, with protein MTAERWSRYRWRLIRGEPVPPPVNHALDEVLTRRVGAGERPPTLRFWGRFAPEVALGRFQSLGNEVDAGGVRRHGVAVVRRMTGGGAMFIEPASVITYSLYAPAELVAGMSAAESYPFLDAWVVEALRSLGIEAHHEPINDISSPEGKIGGSAQARAFGAVLHHTTLAYDMDARKMLEVLRIGQEKISDKAVRSAERRVGPLRRQTRLPRERIVERMVSTFSRYAGALEEDRVSPQEAEEAEALVRSKYGTPAWNALIP; from the coding sequence ATGACGGCGGAGCGGTGGTCCCGCTACCGGTGGCGCCTGATCCGGGGCGAGCCGGTCCCCCCGCCGGTCAACCACGCCCTCGACGAGGTGCTCACCCGGCGCGTCGGCGCCGGGGAGCGCCCGCCCACCCTGCGCTTCTGGGGGCGCTTCGCGCCGGAGGTCGCCCTCGGCAGGTTCCAGTCGCTGGGCAACGAGGTGGACGCCGGGGGCGTCCGCCGGCACGGGGTCGCCGTCGTGCGCCGGATGACCGGCGGCGGCGCGATGTTCATAGAGCCCGCCAGCGTCATCACCTACTCGCTCTACGCGCCGGCGGAGCTCGTCGCCGGGATGAGCGCGGCGGAGTCCTACCCCTTTCTCGACGCCTGGGTCGTCGAGGCCCTGCGCTCCCTGGGGATAGAGGCCCACCACGAGCCCATCAACGACATCTCCTCCCCGGAGGGCAAGATCGGGGGCTCCGCCCAGGCGCGCGCCTTCGGCGCGGTGCTCCACCACACCACCCTCGCCTACGACATGGACGCCAGAAAGATGCTGGAGGTGCTGCGCATCGGGCAGGAGAAGATCAGCGACAAGGCCGTACGGAGCGCCGAGAGGCGGGTGGGGCCGCTGCGGCGCCAGACCCGGCTGCCGCGGGAGAGGATAGTCGAGCGGATGGTCTCGACGTTCTCCCGCTACGCGGGCGCCCTGGAGGAGGACCGCGTCTCACCGCAGGAGGCCGAGGAGGCCGAAGCGCTCGTGCGCTCCAAGTACGGCACCCCGGCCTGGAACGCGCTCATCCCCTGA
- a CDS encoding CAP domain-containing protein has protein sequence MGRLALVLAALLLAACMGVIALRAEPATAASGGYVARCGGGKIFLNAKEKRSFQLHNKVRRERGLRPFCLHPALQRAARAHSKDMIRRDYFAHGNVGARLKRYGYDWRLYGENIAGGSGSYGSPGVIFNRWMKSTSHRKNILDRRFREIGVGTYTGVYRGYRNYTMYTADFGRR, from the coding sequence ATGGGACGTCTGGCTCTGGTCCTCGCGGCGCTGCTTCTTGCCGCATGCATGGGGGTGATCGCGTTGCGGGCCGAGCCTGCCACCGCGGCCTCTGGCGGCTACGTTGCCCGCTGCGGGGGAGGCAAGATCTTCCTGAACGCCAAAGAGAAGCGCAGCTTCCAGCTGCACAACAAGGTCCGCCGGGAGCGCGGCCTGCGCCCCTTCTGCCTCCACCCGGCGCTCCAGAGGGCCGCCCGCGCCCACTCGAAGGACATGATCCGGCGCGACTACTTCGCCCACGGCAACGTGGGGGCCCGCCTGAAGCGCTACGGCTACGACTGGCGCCTCTACGGCGAGAACATCGCCGGGGGCTCGGGCTCCTACGGCTCGCCCGGCGTCATCTTCAACCGCTGGATGAAGAGCACCTCCCACCGGAAGAACATCCTCGACCGGCGGTTCCGGGAGATCGGGGTGGGCACATACACGGGCGTCTACAGAGGCTACCGGAACTACACCATGTACACCGCGGACTTCGGCCGCCGCTAG
- a CDS encoding purine-cytosine permease family protein yields the protein MSGHHEVEEVLEHEREELEEAIHIEKHNSIEPVPEEYKDAKPLHQFWIWAGANIAPINWVLGALGIVLGLGLWETVLTLAVGNLLGMLLFGSFVLMGQRTGVTQMVLSRSAFGRRGAYLPAIFQIIIPTGWIAINTWIILDLTATLLELLGIPGTALTKVIVVLVIMATQVGLATLGFYAIRSFEKWTVPPTLLILVAMSVVAWTGGDVNWSFAGEAEGAERWTAMSQVMTAIGIGWGIGWLPYASDYSRFVPRATSRKRLFWASALGQFVPVLWLGLLGASIATTGTGVDPGLVIVQIFGALAIPVLFLVVHGPIATNILNVYSMSVAALAVDIKIPRHVLSVIVGFFATLFTIYLVFAGDLAKNLDAWLASVVAWVSPWAAIMFIHYYIIRRENIDVAALYQRPGESRVGDINWGAIACLVIGLAVTWSFLYGLVPVLQGPFARALNGLDLSWAVGLTVTGALYYGLYRLGLVNPGGSRSGEEARQATPAEEPAQRGTGV from the coding sequence ATGAGCGGTCATCATGAAGTCGAAGAAGTGCTGGAGCACGAACGGGAGGAGTTAGAAGAGGCGATACACATCGAGAAGCACAACAGCATCGAGCCCGTCCCGGAGGAGTACAAGGACGCCAAGCCCTTGCATCAGTTCTGGATCTGGGCGGGCGCCAACATCGCCCCCATCAACTGGGTCCTCGGGGCCCTGGGGATCGTGCTCGGCCTCGGGCTCTGGGAGACCGTACTCACGCTGGCGGTCGGGAACCTCCTCGGGATGCTCCTCTTCGGATCGTTCGTGCTGATGGGCCAGCGCACCGGGGTGACGCAGATGGTGCTCTCGCGCAGCGCCTTCGGGCGCCGCGGCGCCTACCTGCCGGCCATCTTCCAGATCATCATCCCCACCGGCTGGATCGCGATAAACACCTGGATCATCCTCGACCTCACCGCCACGCTGCTCGAGTTGCTCGGCATCCCCGGCACGGCCCTCACCAAGGTGATCGTGGTGCTGGTGATCATGGCGACCCAGGTCGGGCTGGCGACCCTGGGCTTCTACGCCATCCGCTCGTTCGAGAAGTGGACCGTGCCGCCCACGCTCCTCATCCTCGTCGCCATGTCGGTGGTCGCGTGGACCGGCGGCGACGTGAACTGGAGCTTCGCGGGCGAGGCCGAGGGCGCGGAGCGCTGGACCGCGATGAGCCAGGTGATGACCGCGATCGGGATCGGCTGGGGCATCGGCTGGCTCCCCTATGCCTCGGACTACTCCCGCTTCGTCCCCCGCGCCACGAGCCGGAAGCGGCTCTTCTGGGCCAGCGCCCTGGGGCAGTTCGTCCCCGTCCTGTGGCTCGGCCTCCTCGGCGCCTCAATCGCCACCACCGGCACGGGGGTCGACCCGGGGCTGGTCATAGTGCAGATCTTCGGGGCGCTCGCCATACCCGTGCTGTTCCTGGTGGTGCACGGCCCGATAGCCACCAACATCCTCAACGTCTACTCCATGTCGGTGGCGGCGCTCGCCGTAGACATCAAGATCCCCCGCCACGTGCTGTCGGTCATCGTCGGCTTCTTCGCCACCCTCTTCACCATCTACCTGGTCTTTGCGGGGGACCTCGCCAAGAACCTCGACGCCTGGCTCGCCAGCGTGGTGGCCTGGGTGAGCCCGTGGGCGGCGATCATGTTCATCCACTACTACATCATCCGGCGCGAGAACATAGACGTCGCGGCGCTCTACCAGCGTCCGGGCGAGTCGCGGGTGGGCGACATCAACTGGGGGGCGATAGCCTGCCTGGTCATCGGCCTCGCCGTGACCTGGTCGTTCCTCTACGGCCTCGTCCCCGTGCTGCAGGGGCCGTTCGCCCGGGCGCTCAACGGGCTCGACCTGTCGTGGGCGGTGGGGCTTACGGTGACCGGCGCGCTCTACTACGGCCTCTACCGCCTCGGTCTGGTGAACCCCGGCGGCTCCAGGTCCGGCGAGGAGGCCCGGCAGGCCACGCCCGCCGAAGAACCGGCCCAGAGGGGAACGGGGGTCTAG
- a CDS encoding M24 family metallopeptidase, whose amino-acid sequence MQQVSDLPRTKIIRNGEKVRPTFSREEMERRNAALRRHMAENDIDAVLFTSYQNIDYYSDFLYTWFGRSYGLVVTQERHVTVSANIDAGMPWRRSFDDNIVYTDWQRDNFYYAVREVLKDAGFSKGRLGIEYDHVNLDMKRKLQDALPGAELVDISQATMAQRMIKSEEEIELIKNGARIADIGGAAVVEAIDEGVPEYEVALHGTQAMVREIARTYPHAELRDTWVWFQSGINTDGAHNWPTSRRIQRGDILSLNTFPMIAGYYTALERTLFFEEASDEHLRLWEINCEVHRRGIELIRPGVRCMDIAAELNEIYREHGLLANRTFGYGHSFGVLCHYYGREGRLELREDIETVLEPGMVISMEPMIMVPEGQPGAGGYREHDILVVREDGAENITKFPFGPEHNIIKKNGGGAWQPA is encoded by the coding sequence GTGCAACAGGTCAGCGATCTGCCGAGGACCAAGATCATCAGGAACGGCGAGAAGGTCCGGCCGACCTTCTCGCGCGAGGAGATGGAGCGCCGCAACGCCGCGCTGCGCAGGCACATGGCCGAGAACGACATCGACGCGGTGCTGTTCACCTCCTACCAGAACATCGACTACTACAGCGACTTCCTCTACACCTGGTTCGGCCGGTCTTACGGGCTCGTGGTCACCCAGGAGAGGCACGTGACCGTCTCGGCCAACATCGACGCCGGCATGCCCTGGCGGCGCAGCTTCGACGACAACATCGTCTACACCGACTGGCAGAGGGACAACTTCTACTACGCCGTCAGGGAAGTGCTCAAGGACGCCGGCTTCTCGAAGGGCAGGCTCGGCATCGAGTACGACCACGTCAACCTCGACATGAAGCGCAAGCTGCAGGACGCGCTGCCCGGGGCCGAGCTGGTGGACATCTCGCAGGCTACCATGGCGCAGCGGATGATCAAGAGCGAGGAGGAGATCGAGCTCATCAAGAACGGCGCGCGCATCGCGGACATCGGGGGCGCCGCGGTGGTCGAGGCCATCGACGAGGGGGTCCCGGAGTACGAGGTCGCGCTCCACGGGACGCAGGCGATGGTGCGCGAGATCGCCAGGACCTACCCCCACGCCGAGCTCCGGGACACCTGGGTGTGGTTCCAGTCCGGCATAAACACCGACGGCGCCCACAACTGGCCTACCTCCAGGAGGATCCAAAGGGGCGACATCCTGAGCCTCAACACCTTCCCGATGATCGCCGGCTACTACACGGCGCTAGAGCGCACGCTGTTCTTCGAGGAGGCCTCCGACGAGCATTTGCGGCTGTGGGAGATCAACTGCGAGGTGCACCGGCGCGGCATAGAGCTCATCAGGCCGGGCGTGAGGTGCATGGACATAGCGGCGGAACTGAACGAGATCTACCGGGAGCACGGCCTCCTGGCGAACCGCACCTTCGGCTACGGCCACTCCTTCGGGGTGCTCTGCCACTACTACGGGCGCGAGGGCAGGCTGGAGCTCAGGGAGGACATCGAGACGGTGCTCGAGCCGGGCATGGTGATCTCCATGGAGCCCATGATCATGGTCCCGGAGGGGCAGCCGGGGGCCGGAGGCTACCGCGAGCACGACATCCTGGTCGTGAGGGAGGACGGCGCCGAGAACATCACGAAGTTCCCCTTCGGCCCGGAGCACAACATCATCAAGAAGAACGGAGGTGGTGCCTGGCAGCCGGCCTGA
- the thiO gene encoding glycine oxidase ThiO, whose product MSSGGPAEVAVVGGGAIGCSVAYHAARRGARVILLEAEQLGSGSSGALAGMLSGQGELEPPGPLLRLMLLGRERHREISEELQDLTGIDPGYVWEGALRTAVDEASSELLAEAHALQREEGLRAEWLTGDEARELEPALSREVVAGLYLPDDGQVNPPQLVQALARGAALHGAEIREATRVTGFIVRGGRVEGVGTSRGEVPAGTVVLAGGAFSDLLSGQLGVSLPLFPVKGQMLITNMWPSPIRANVWDAANFYVVPKRDGRVIVGATEEPGVYDRRVTLGGVAELSRAATSLVPALSEALFAGSWGGLRPATSTGRPVLGPVEGWEGLLLATGHFRNGVLLSVITGEIISALALGEEPPTDISPFLYGSLLTGRLE is encoded by the coding sequence ATGAGCTCCGGGGGGCCGGCCGAGGTCGCGGTCGTGGGGGGCGGGGCCATCGGTTGCTCCGTCGCCTACCACGCCGCCCGGAGGGGAGCCCGCGTCATCCTGCTGGAGGCGGAGCAGCTCGGCTCGGGCTCTTCGGGGGCTCTGGCCGGGATGCTCTCGGGGCAGGGAGAGCTGGAGCCCCCGGGGCCGCTGCTCAGGCTGATGCTCCTCGGGCGCGAGCGGCACCGGGAGATCTCGGAGGAGCTGCAGGACCTGACCGGGATAGACCCGGGATACGTCTGGGAGGGGGCGCTCAGGACCGCCGTCGACGAGGCCTCGAGCGAGCTTCTGGCCGAGGCGCACGCCCTGCAGAGGGAGGAGGGCCTCAGGGCCGAGTGGCTGACGGGGGACGAAGCGCGCGAGCTCGAGCCGGCCCTCTCCCGCGAGGTCGTCGCGGGCCTCTACCTGCCGGACGACGGGCAGGTCAACCCCCCGCAGCTCGTCCAGGCCCTCGCGCGCGGTGCCGCGCTGCACGGCGCCGAGATCCGGGAGGCCACCCGCGTCACCGGGTTTATCGTGCGGGGCGGCAGGGTGGAGGGCGTCGGCACCTCCCGGGGGGAGGTCCCGGCGGGGACGGTGGTGCTCGCAGGCGGCGCCTTCAGCGACCTGCTCTCCGGGCAGCTCGGCGTGAGCCTGCCGCTCTTTCCGGTGAAGGGCCAGATGCTGATCACGAACATGTGGCCCTCCCCCATCAGGGCCAACGTCTGGGACGCGGCGAACTTCTACGTGGTCCCCAAGAGAGACGGGCGGGTGATAGTCGGGGCCACCGAGGAGCCGGGGGTCTACGACCGCCGAGTCACCCTGGGCGGCGTGGCGGAGCTCTCGCGGGCCGCCACGAGCCTCGTCCCGGCGCTCTCCGAGGCCCTGTTCGCCGGCAGCTGGGGCGGGCTGAGGCCGGCGACCAGCACCGGCCGGCCGGTGCTCGGACCGGTGGAGGGCTGGGAGGGGCTCCTCCTGGCGACCGGGCACTTCCGCAACGGGGTCCTGCTCTCCGTGATAACCGGCGAGATCATAAGCGCCCTCGCCCTGGGCGAGGAGCCCCCGACGGACATCTCGCCGTTTCTGTATGGGTCGTTGTTGACCGGGAGGTTGGAATGA
- a CDS encoding M20/M25/M40 family metallo-hydrolase produces MELRERLVGMREELLEELKEFLRMPSVSAREDGGGAFRECAEWVLGKLEEAGARARLLETGGHPVVYAEAGEGEGALLSYGHYDVQPPEPLELWESDPFEPAIRGDRLYARGVADDKGDVLARIQALRIYLREHGELPFRLRFLIEGEEEVGSPSLGPFVRENAGLLSADACLWEGSIKDEAGRPVIFCGTKGLAYVELRARGPSHDLHSMYGGIAPNPAWRLVQALRTIKNERGEITLDGFAELAEPPSPEDLEAISRIPFDDAALRTAWGVEELDRGLSGREALEEMLLRPTANIAGMHSGYTGPGSKTIVPSEAFVKMDFRLVAGQSPSRVVQLLREHLRRRGMEDIEVVDLHGLEPAKTPVNAPIVRLAKETWSDLGRDDALVYPTIGGSGPTSLIATGLGIPTIMAGNVADSESRIHSPNESVRVEDYLETVAYFVRLFERFGGR; encoded by the coding sequence ATGGAGCTGAGAGAGCGGCTTGTCGGGATGCGCGAGGAGCTTCTGGAGGAGCTGAAGGAGTTTCTGCGGATGCCCTCGGTCTCGGCCCGGGAGGACGGCGGCGGGGCGTTCCGGGAGTGCGCGGAGTGGGTGCTGGGGAAGCTGGAGGAGGCCGGGGCGAGGGCCCGCCTGCTGGAGACGGGGGGCCACCCGGTGGTGTACGCGGAGGCCGGGGAGGGGGAGGGCGCCCTCCTCTCCTACGGCCACTACGACGTCCAGCCGCCGGAGCCCCTGGAGCTCTGGGAGAGCGACCCGTTCGAGCCCGCAATCCGCGGCGACAGGCTCTACGCCCGCGGGGTGGCGGACGACAAGGGCGACGTGCTCGCCCGGATACAGGCCCTGAGGATCTACCTGCGGGAACACGGGGAGCTGCCCTTCCGGCTCAGGTTCCTCATCGAGGGGGAGGAGGAGGTGGGGAGCCCCAGCCTGGGCCCCTTCGTGAGGGAGAACGCCGGGCTGCTCTCCGCCGACGCCTGCCTGTGGGAGGGCTCCATCAAGGACGAGGCCGGGAGGCCGGTGATCTTCTGCGGGACCAAGGGGCTGGCCTACGTGGAGCTGAGGGCCAGGGGCCCCTCGCACGACCTGCACAGCATGTACGGGGGCATAGCCCCGAACCCGGCCTGGAGGCTGGTGCAGGCCCTCCGCACGATAAAGAACGAGCGGGGGGAGATCACGCTCGACGGCTTCGCGGAGCTGGCGGAGCCGCCCTCCCCGGAGGACCTGGAGGCCATCTCGCGCATCCCCTTCGACGACGCGGCCCTGAGGACCGCCTGGGGGGTGGAGGAGCTGGACCGCGGCCTCTCGGGCCGGGAGGCGCTGGAGGAGATGCTCCTGAGGCCCACCGCGAACATAGCGGGGATGCACTCCGGCTACACCGGGCCGGGCTCGAAGACCATCGTCCCCTCCGAGGCGTTCGTGAAGATGGACTTCCGGCTCGTCGCCGGCCAGAGCCCCTCACGGGTGGTGCAGCTGCTGCGGGAGCACCTGCGGCGCCGCGGGATGGAGGACATCGAGGTGGTGGACCTGCACGGGCTGGAGCCGGCCAAGACCCCGGTGAACGCCCCCATCGTTCGCCTGGCCAAGGAGACCTGGAGCGACCTGGGGCGGGACGACGCCCTCGTCTACCCCACCATCGGCGGCAGCGGACCCACCTCGCTCATCGCCACCGGGCTCGGCATCCCCACCATCATGGCCGGCAACGTGGCGGACTCGGAGAGCAGGATCCACTCCCCCAACGAGTCGGTGCGCGTGGAGGACTACCTGGAGACGGTGGCCTACTTCGTGCGCCTCTTCGAGAGGTTCGGCGGCCGGTGA